The sequence AAGATCAATCTTCAATGCTTCCGATCGGCAGGAGGCAGAAGAAAGGTTGGAGCGGATGCTGACGATCTACCGAAAGAAAGCACCTGCGTTGGCAAAATGGGCTGAAGAGAACGATCCCTGAAGGCCTCACCGTCTTCAAGCTGCCCGAGAGTCATCGGCGAAGGCTTAGAACCACTAACTGTGTAGAAAGGATCAATGAAGAGATAAAGAGAAGAAC is a genomic window of Candidatus Krumholzibacteriota bacterium containing:
- a CDS encoding transposase; amino-acid sequence: MRWQNGLKRTIPEGLTVFKLPESHRRRLRTTNCVERINEEIKRRT